One genomic region from Chrysemys picta bellii isolate R12L10 chromosome 16, ASM1138683v2, whole genome shotgun sequence encodes:
- the LOC135975894 gene encoding myb/SANT-like DNA-binding domain-containing protein 2 isoform X2 — protein sequence MQSSPAVMAMQSGNRKRAPAWTDREVLDLIAVWGDESVLSELRSKRRNAKIYEKISKDMAERGYSRDATQCRVKIKELRQGYQKTKEANGCSGSHPQTSRFYEALHSILGAAATTTPPVTVDSEDGILSTAGSSDMLGDGEDEEGDEEGEAVGRSHNADFPDSQDLFITLTEIPYEASPAITPDTESGEGSATTVKCGLYVRG from the exons atgcagagctctccagcagtgatggccatgcagtctgggaatagaaagagagccccagcatggactgatcgtgaagtcttggatctcatcgctgtgtggggcgatgagtccgtgctttccgagctgcgatccaaaagaaggaatgcaaagatctacgagaagatctctaaagacatggcagagagaggatacagccgggatgcaacgcagtgccgcgtgaaaatcaaggagctgagacaaggctaccagaagaccaaagaggcaaacggatgctccggatcccatccccagacatcccgtttctacgaggcactgcattccatcctcggtgctgccgccaccactaccccaccagtgaccgtggactctgaggatgggatactgtccacggccggttcctcagacatgttaggggacggggaagatgaggaaggagatgaggagggcgaggcagttggcagatctcacaacgctgatttccccgacagccaggatctcttcatcacccttacagagatcccctacgaagcgtccccagccattaccccggacacagaatctggtgaaggatcagcca ctacagtaaaatgcggtctatatgtgcggggatag
- the LOC135975894 gene encoding uncharacterized protein LOC135975894 isoform X1, giving the protein MQSSPAVMAMQSGNRKRAPAWTDREVLDLIAVWGDESVLSELRSKRRNAKIYEKISKDMAERGYSRDATQCRVKIKELRQGYQKTKEANGCSGSHPQTSRFYEALHSILGAAATTTPPVTVDSEDGILSTAGSSDMLGDGEDEEGDEEGEAVGRSHNADFPDSQDLFITLTEIPYEASPAITPDTESGEGSATPSATVSQPSLESHSQRLARIRRRKKRTREDMFSELMASSQAQAAQQTQWRENLTRMHQANMDREERWRQEDQQATQTLLGLLREQTDTLRRLVDVLQERRQEDRAPLQSISNRPPPPPSPIPTSPKVQRRRGGRVPANSHSTPAESSSSRRLSFPKI; this is encoded by the exons atgcagagctctccagcagtgatggccatgcagtctgggaatagaaagagagccccagcatggactgatcgtgaagtcttggatctcatcgctgtgtggggcgatgagtccgtgctttccgagctgcgatccaaaagaaggaatgcaaagatctacgagaagatctctaaagacatggcagagagaggatacagccgggatgcaacgcagtgccgcgtgaaaatcaaggagctgagacaaggctaccagaagaccaaagaggcaaacggatgctccggatcccatccccagacatcccgtttctacgaggcactgcattccatcctcggtgctgccgccaccactaccccaccagtgaccgtggactctgaggatgggatactgtccacggccggttcctcagacatgttaggggacggggaagatgaggaaggagatgaggagggcgaggcagttggcagatctcacaacgctgatttccccgacagccaggatctcttcatcacccttacagagatcccctacgaagcgtccccagccattaccccggacacagaatctggtgaaggatcagcca ccccgtctgcgactgtctcacaacctagcctggaatcacactcccagaggctagcgcggattaggcgtaggaagaagaggacacgggaggacatgttctctgagcttatggcctcttcccaagcccaggcagcacagcagacccagtggcgggagaacttgacccgaatgcaccaagccaacatggatcgggaggagaggtggcggcaggaagaccagcaggcgactcaaacgctgcttggactactgagggagcaaacggacacgctccggcgccttgtggatgttctgcaggaacggaggcaggaggacagagccccgctgcagtccatctctaaccgccctcccccgccaccaagtcccatacccacctcacccaaagtgcaaagaaggagaggcggcagagtccctgctaactctcactccacccctgcagagagctctagtagcagaaggctctcatttcccaaaatttga